The DNA region TTCGTGAGGTTTGCTCTTGGCAACGATTGCTTCCTGCACCTTGTGCGGCACCGCGTCATAATGCGATAATTCGATTGAATAATGCGCCTCCCCGGCCGTAATCGAGCGCAGTTCCGTCGAATAATTGGCAATTTCTCCCAACGGTATCGTGGCCTTTATTATCTGCTGGCCGCCGGAAGTATCCATCCCGGTAATCCGGCCGCGCCGGGAGTTTAAATCACCGGTAATATCGCCCATATATTTTGAGGGCGTGTTTACCTCTATATTCACAATCGGTTCCAGCAGCACCGGCTTGCCCAGCATAAATGCGGCCTTGAATGCCTTTGAACCGGCGATCTTAAATGCCGCTTCAGACGAATCCACTTCGTGATACGAGCCGTCATAGACCGTCACCTGGACATCCACCACCGGATATCCGGCAATGACGCCTTTATCCATTACGTCAACAACGCCTTTTTCAATGGCCGGCAGATACTGGCTCGGGATGGAACCGCCGAATATCTCATCGACGAACTTGAATCCATCGCTTCTGGGCAGCGGTTCCAGCCGCATATAGACCTCGCCATACTGTCCCCGGCCGCCGCTTTGTTTCTTATGCTTATGCGAGGCCGCGCTCTTGGCCAGAATCGTCTCCTTATACGGTATTTTGGGCTGCTTGGTGTTTAACTGGACATCATATTTATTCTTTAGGCGGTTGAGCAGGACATCAATATGCAAACTGCTCATGCCGGTAATCACCAATTCATGGGTCTGCCGGTCGCGGATTAGCTTGAATGCCGGGTCTGATTGCGACATCTTATGAAGCGCCACGCTCAATCTCTGTTCATCGCCCTTGCTCTTGGGCTCGGCGGCCAGCGAAACCATCGGCTGCGGGAACTTGACCTCCGGGAACCGAAATGATTTCTCAACGGTAAAGACCGTATCGCCGATATTCACATCTTCTAACTTGGGAATAACCACAATGTCGCCGCAGAACGCCTTGTCAACCGGCCGCTGTTCCTTGCCGAAGACCTTGAACATCTTCATAAAACGTTCTGATTTCCTGGTGCGCGGGTTATACAACGAACCGTTGGCATCCAAACTGCCGGAATATAACCGCAGATAGGACAGCCGGCCCACGAACGGGTCGCTGATGCACTTAAACATGTAGGCGCTGAAGACTCCCCCTTCAGTCGGCTGGAAATTCTCTTCCGTCTTGTCATCCTTAGCGGTGCTGAACGCCGTTTTGGCTCCCCTATCCACCGGAGACGGCAGGTATTTCACGATGAAATCAAGCAGTTCATCCACCCCGACATCCTTTTTCATAGACGTGGCCAGCACCGGAATAACCTTGCCCTTCAGGATGGCCAGCCGGAACGCCTCGGTAATTTCCGCCTCGCTGATGTCCTTGCCGTCTAAATATTTATTCAGCAGGGTATCGTTCACCTCCACCACTGCTTCTATCAATTGGTCTCTCAGCTTCTTCAATTCCGGCGCCAGCTTCTCGGGATTGTCAATCAGATTACTGACCGACTTCAAATCGCCGCCGATGCCGACCGGATTGTTAACCAGCAGGCAATTATCCCCGAACACCTCCCGGACCGAGGTCAGTATCTCATCAAAATTAAGATTCGGCGTATCCAGCTTGGTAACAATAATAGCTTTGGGAATATTAAGATGAGTGGCGTGTTCCCACATCTTACGGGTATTGACCATAATTCCTGAAGAGGCGTTTATGGCCACGAATGCCGCGTCAGCCGCGGATAAGCCCGAAATCGCCTCGGCCGCAAAATCAGGATATCCGGGGGTATCAATGATATTAAGATTTTTGTCCTTCCATTTGCAATAGGCCAGGCCACAGTCAATGGAATGCTTGCGTTCCTTCTCATCCGGCTCGTAATCGCAGACTGCGGTGCCTTCGGCCACCTCACCCAGTCGGGTTGTCGCCTTGGCTTTG from Planctomycetota bacterium includes:
- a CDS encoding elongation factor G; this encodes MKVEDTRNIAFIGHGDSGKTSLVELMLFKAKATTRLGEVAEGTAVCDYEPDEKERKHSIDCGLAYCKWKDKNLNIIDTPGYPDFAAEAISGLSAADAAFVAINASSGIMVNTRKMWEHATHLNIPKAIIVTKLDTPNLNFDEILTSVREVFGDNCLLVNNPVGIGGDLKSVSNLIDNPEKLAPELKKLRDQLIEAVVEVNDTLLNKYLDGKDISEAEITEAFRLAILKGKVIPVLATSMKKDVGVDELLDFIVKYLPSPVDRGAKTAFSTAKDDKTEENFQPTEGGVFSAYMFKCISDPFVGRLSYLRLYSGSLDANGSLYNPRTRKSERFMKMFKVFGKEQRPVDKAFCGDIVVIPKLEDVNIGDTVFTVEKSFRFPEVKFPQPMVSLAAEPKSKGDEQRLSVALHKMSQSDPAFKLIRDRQTHELVITGMSSLHIDVLLNRLKNKYDVQLNTKQPKIPYKETILAKSAASHKHKKQSGGRGQYGEVYMRLEPLPRSDGFKFVDEIFGGSIPSQYLPAIEKGVVDVMDKGVIAGYPVVDVQVTVYDGSYHEVDSSEAAFKIAGSKAFKAAFMLGKPVLLEPIVNIEVNTPSKYMGDITGDLNSRRGRITGMDTSGGQQIIKATIPLGEIANYSTELRSITAGEAHYSIELSHYDAVPHKVQEAIVAKSKPHEEKEEE